In the Pyrolobus fumarii 1A genome, one interval contains:
- a CDS encoding NTP transferase domain-containing protein, which yields MSGVARDEHGAIRLVCLVMAGGRGSRLGGVVKPTLRVCGKTLIEHVLHALQGLCRSVVIAVSGYTLNAVQGYCVNPNVECVYTPGSGYVEDLRLCLRLVRNRPLLVAPSDAIVDPACLANAVAQALNANSDIVTFVARGEPTGFSLFLSGEDGTWTNMQLTCVLDVDEPRDLMEVEKVCDSMAGGRRQE from the coding sequence GTGAGTGGCGTGGCTAGAGACGAGCATGGAGCAATCCGCCTTGTGTGCCTAGTAATGGCTGGGGGTAGGGGCTCGAGACTAGGCGGGGTAGTGAAGCCCACGCTGAGAGTCTGTGGCAAGACGCTCATCGAGCACGTGCTGCACGCCCTGCAAGGTCTATGCCGTTCCGTGGTTATCGCAGTGAGCGGGTACACCCTTAACGCGGTGCAAGGCTACTGTGTCAATCCGAACGTAGAGTGTGTCTACACGCCGGGTTCGGGGTATGTTGAGGATCTCAGGTTATGCCTCCGGCTTGTGAGAAACAGGCCCCTACTAGTGGCGCCCAGCGACGCAATCGTGGACCCGGCGTGCCTGGCTAACGCCGTAGCACAAGCACTCAATGCGAATAGCGATATCGTCACTTTCGTTGCACGGGGCGAGCCCACGGGCTTCTCACTATTCCTAAGCGGCGAGGACGGCACCTGGACAAACATGCAGCTAACATGCGTGCTTGACGTAGACGAGCCGCGTGACCTCATGGAGGTCGAGAAGGTATGCGATTCCATGGCGGGCGGCCGCCGCCAGGAGTAA
- a CDS encoding zinc metalloprotease HtpX, with amino-acid sequence MVLWVVGYWLEMLVLGLVLGLVVGLAANSSVVRGLLRNPRSLGELRLMMIVIAVATVLVGVGLVGLVAEYLGLGVTPALLAAGVAVFMLLQWLFSPVIINAIYGVHEAGPELEWLRVEVERLARESGLRSPPKLVVADMDAPNAFAYGSPLFGNYVAVTRGLLHLLPREEIIAVIGHEIGHLKHRDVVAILALATIPAIVYFMGRALLHYAWWAGGSRDERASPATLFAVGAALVALGFLLHLVVQHFSRLREYYADAHSALVTGAPRLLQRALARLYAAYHSVPRYRDEISAKGFTTYLFIVSGLLEPLYTPWSGDIDTLVEELKRTEPSVLEELFSTHPPIPKRLRFLDALAERLSSL; translated from the coding sequence GTGGTGCTCTGGGTGGTTGGATACTGGCTGGAGATGCTAGTGCTAGGGTTGGTACTAGGGCTTGTCGTCGGCCTCGCTGCCAACTCTAGCGTCGTGCGCGGCTTGCTACGCAACCCGAGAAGTCTAGGAGAGCTTAGACTGATGATGATAGTGATCGCTGTTGCAACCGTCCTTGTTGGCGTTGGTCTCGTTGGCCTTGTCGCCGAGTATCTAGGGCTTGGTGTTACACCGGCGTTACTGGCTGCAGGTGTAGCCGTGTTTATGCTGCTTCAGTGGCTATTCTCGCCCGTCATAATCAACGCGATTTATGGAGTGCATGAAGCAGGGCCAGAGCTAGAATGGCTGCGCGTGGAGGTCGAAAGGCTGGCTAGAGAGTCGGGGCTACGTTCCCCGCCGAAGCTAGTAGTTGCCGACATGGATGCGCCTAACGCTTTCGCCTATGGCAGCCCCCTCTTCGGTAACTACGTTGCTGTGACTAGAGGCCTGCTTCATCTACTACCGCGAGAGGAGATTATCGCGGTCATAGGGCATGAGATAGGCCACCTTAAGCACCGTGACGTGGTGGCGATACTCGCGCTGGCAACAATACCGGCAATCGTCTACTTCATGGGCCGCGCCCTGCTACACTACGCGTGGTGGGCCGGCGGTAGTCGCGACGAGAGAGCAAGCCCAGCTACACTGTTTGCTGTCGGCGCGGCGCTAGTGGCGCTAGGCTTCCTTCTACACTTGGTAGTACAGCACTTCTCGAGGCTACGCGAGTACTACGCGGATGCCCACTCCGCGCTTGTCACGGGCGCCCCGAGGCTGCTACAGAGGGCATTGGCGCGTCTATACGCAGCGTATCACTCTGTGCCACGCTACCGCGACGAGATAAGCGCCAAGGGCTTCACAACCTACCTCTTCATAGTCTCGGGGCTGCTTGAGCCCCTATACACCCCATGGAGTGGCGACATTGACACTCTGGTAGAGGAGTTGAAGAGGACAGAGCCAAGTGTATTAGAGGAGCTATTCTCGACGCACCCGCCAATACCGAAGCGTCTAAGGTTCCTGGATGCCCTGGCAGAGAGGCTATCAAGCTTGTAA
- a CDS encoding adenosylcobinamide-GDP ribazoletransferase, which produces MRTLLALLTRLPVGYASLDEVARCLHLVPLVGLIEALIVSLAFILLLGNPGIAAAVYLVLHLLVTGGLHLDGFADYVDAIASGRRGLEAVRVMKDPRRGSLAAAALAIHSILVYASASTIASARLETILAAMISSYTVACYTMVYLLAFTRPEPYAGMARALQEAAPKSITRAMIVTIACIALAALLDPLATATAVVTGIVTGEFVRRDVEKRVGFSTGDTAGFTYETVRAVALLAAAIAVSAPLGLRPHIGLPP; this is translated from the coding sequence ATGCGTACTCTTCTAGCACTCTTGACGCGGCTTCCCGTAGGCTACGCGAGTCTTGATGAGGTAGCAAGATGCCTGCATCTTGTGCCGCTCGTGGGGTTGATCGAGGCTTTGATTGTTAGTCTGGCGTTTATCCTCCTGCTAGGCAATCCGGGCATTGCAGCAGCAGTATACCTTGTGTTGCACTTGCTGGTTACGGGTGGTCTCCACCTGGACGGTTTTGCGGACTATGTTGATGCTATTGCCTCTGGTAGGAGGGGGCTAGAGGCAGTAAGAGTGATGAAAGATCCGAGGAGGGGCTCGCTAGCCGCAGCTGCCCTCGCGATACACTCTATCCTGGTATACGCCTCCGCCTCTACAATAGCATCGGCGCGGCTAGAGACAATACTAGCTGCGATGATATCATCGTATACCGTTGCGTGCTACACAATGGTGTATCTACTTGCCTTCACGAGGCCGGAGCCATACGCAGGCATGGCTAGGGCACTGCAAGAAGCCGCGCCAAAGAGCATAACAAGAGCGATGATCGTAACGATAGCGTGTATAGCGTTAGCAGCGCTCCTTGACCCACTGGCAACCGCTACGGCTGTCGTGACGGGGATTGTCACCGGCGAGTTCGTGAGGAGGGATGTAGAGAAGCGCGTAGGATTCTCAACTGGGGACACGGCAGGATTCACGTACGAGACCGTAAGAGCAGTTGCGTTGCTAGCAGCAGCCATAGCGGTAAGCGCGCCCTTAGGGTTGAGGCCGCACATCGGACTGCCGCCTTAG
- a CDS encoding PaREP1 family protein — protein sequence MGKEYTLLEAPLPKPTSEAYASARILEALAEARLALKFLNEGLTRNAAGKVFQAWRALLAALLRLELDKLMRRVKSEEERKWLSERAVPRLPTTRLKVLSQLLEKIGHTSISAWTDKALNLHDYQNHGPDPDLALSKYRSREEAAYDIIALASEIIRRVEQLKARLAWSDEHERELEMLKRELRESLQGEIKQ from the coding sequence TTGGGCAAAGAGTATACTCTGCTGGAAGCCCCTCTGCCGAAACCTACGAGCGAAGCGTATGCCTCAGCCCGTATTCTTGAAGCTCTTGCAGAGGCCAGGCTTGCATTAAAGTTCCTTAACGAGGGGTTGACGAGAAACGCTGCCGGAAAAGTGTTCCAAGCGTGGAGGGCACTGCTTGCAGCTTTGCTAAGACTCGAGCTAGACAAGCTGATGAGGAGAGTGAAGAGCGAGGAGGAACGGAAGTGGTTAAGTGAGAGAGCTGTGCCACGCTTACCCACAACAAGGCTCAAAGTACTATCACAGCTGCTTGAAAAGATAGGCCATACGTCGATCTCCGCCTGGACAGATAAAGCACTAAATCTTCACGACTATCAGAATCATGGTCCCGATCCCGACCTAGCTCTTTCCAAATACCGTAGTAGGGAAGAAGCCGCCTACGACATCATAGCTCTTGCATCAGAGATTATAAGGCGCGTTGAACAACTCAAAGCAAGACTAGCATGGAGCGACGAACACGAACGTGAACTGGAGATGCTCAAACGAGAGCTAAGGGAAAGCCTTCAGGGCGAAATAAAACAATGA
- a CDS encoding pyridoxal phosphate-dependent aminotransferase, with protein sequence MRFHGGRPPPGVIDFSVPGNPLGPHPALHKLLEEAVREKVYATYPDYNYTRLRESLASFYGLDVNRIIVFNGAAEALSLAILALKPRAVVVAEPNFGDHHLHTLAARTPLLRIAMREEGNRYRLEPDDILSVPQRILRGSLVILSNPNNPTGYCTPSAHIEKLLEELPDDAMLVIDESFIDISPGCESATRIGDERLILVKSLTKSFAVHGLRIGYAYTTNKRVLYKLEAARQAWNVNSLAAHVFEKFLTAYAEEARAYLSNAQRVVEKGLQQLTAGLTKLGLLVYESSAPLLLVRHPKPHPAIQEKLVAHGVYVRDASSYPFLTPYHSRIAVKLPEENKKLIDAFYEVIER encoded by the coding sequence ATGCGATTCCATGGCGGGCGGCCGCCGCCAGGAGTAATCGACTTCAGTGTGCCTGGAAACCCGCTAGGCCCGCACCCGGCGCTACACAAGCTACTAGAGGAGGCTGTTAGAGAGAAGGTGTACGCGACATACCCCGACTACAACTACACCAGGCTCCGCGAGTCACTAGCGAGCTTCTACGGGCTAGACGTGAATAGGATAATAGTGTTCAACGGTGCAGCCGAGGCCCTCTCGCTAGCCATACTAGCCCTCAAACCAAGGGCAGTCGTAGTAGCAGAGCCTAACTTCGGCGACCATCACCTACACACACTGGCGGCAAGAACACCGCTCCTAAGGATCGCTATGAGAGAGGAGGGCAACAGGTACAGGCTAGAACCCGACGATATACTCTCGGTGCCACAGCGTATCCTGAGAGGCTCACTCGTGATACTATCGAACCCCAACAACCCTACCGGCTACTGTACACCATCCGCACACATCGAGAAACTCCTCGAAGAACTCCCGGACGACGCGATGCTAGTGATTGACGAGTCATTCATCGATATCTCCCCGGGCTGCGAGAGCGCGACGAGAATAGGTGACGAACGGCTAATACTCGTCAAGAGCCTCACAAAGAGCTTCGCGGTCCACGGCCTCCGTATAGGCTATGCGTACACGACTAACAAGCGTGTGTTGTACAAGCTTGAGGCTGCGCGGCAAGCCTGGAACGTCAACAGTCTAGCAGCACACGTGTTCGAGAAGTTCTTAACAGCCTATGCTGAAGAAGCCAGAGCATACCTTAGCAACGCCCAACGTGTAGTCGAGAAAGGGCTGCAGCAATTAACAGCTGGGCTCACAAAGCTCGGCCTCCTGGTATACGAGTCTAGCGCACCACTCCTGCTAGTAAGACACCCGAAGCCCCACCCGGCAATACAAGAAAAGCTTGTGGCGCACGGAGTCTATGTTAGGGATGCGTCAAGCTACCCCTTCCTAACACCCTACCACTCAAGGATAGCAGTGAAACTCCCAGAAGAAAACAAGAAACTCATAGACGCGTTCTACGAAGTCATTGAGCGGTGA
- a CDS encoding ferritin family protein → MTQKQVEQHEHKMTVAQALRTAIIAELEAINLYEELASQIEDEGIRRVFLDIAREEKTHVGEFLHLLLQVDPEQARELERGRQEVKEILGE, encoded by the coding sequence TTGACTCAGAAACAAGTCGAGCAGCATGAGCATAAAATGACGGTTGCGCAGGCATTGAGAACCGCCATAATTGCGGAGCTTGAGGCAATAAACCTCTATGAAGAATTGGCGTCCCAGATAGAGGATGAGGGTATAAGGAGAGTCTTCCTGGATATAGCGCGTGAGGAGAAAACGCACGTTGGCGAGTTCCTACATCTCCTCCTACAGGTGGATCCGGAGCAGGCTAGGGAACTGGAAAGGGGCAGGCAGGAGGTAAAGGAGATACTAGGAGAGTAG
- a CDS encoding multiheme c-type cytochrome: MEARQILVFAIVAVIVAAAAYFAGYSAAPTKTVTSTVESVATLTVTKTQMLTETYSEIRTVTVTTTHTVVKRVGFMPKQINVQEEVKKIMNKLSPQSRACVNCHMRYTPGIVADWLMSKHARVTPAEAWKKPELQREISALPPENMRDYIVGCYECHGLNPDKHPDTFEHFGFKIHTIVTPPDCAVCHPVEVEEYGRSVKAHAHNNLVKNPVYMLLVNASTQINMFGIKAGYHLAVESACFACHGAKVEFVGLKEIQVGNLKLKVPVYKGWPNHGVGRVNPDGSEGSCTACHPRHAFSIEVARSPYTCSQCHLDPDVPAFDVWKESKHGNIFLAQWKTYNMTAVPWVPGRDFRAPSCAVCHFSLLVDKNGNVIAPRTHDVGSRIWIRLFGVYAHPQPKIGETWKIKNKDGLPLPYSLLDAEPAWDYVISKEEMAKRREQMIKICSACHSENYARERIAWFEGVVNETNKAILASTQLLVEAWKKGVAKGLLTGDNPFDEYIERLWIETWLFYANSIRYGAAMNGPDWTTFKRGWYQLTRTLGEMQMLIELHGK, translated from the coding sequence ATGGAAGCAAGGCAAATTCTCGTGTTTGCTATTGTCGCGGTAATCGTTGCCGCCGCAGCATACTTCGCTGGCTATAGCGCTGCCCCGACAAAGACAGTGACATCCACGGTGGAGTCGGTAGCTACTTTGACAGTGACGAAAACGCAAATGCTTACAGAGACTTACTCGGAGATCCGCACGGTGACAGTGACTACAACACATACGGTTGTAAAGCGAGTCGGCTTCATGCCAAAACAGATAAACGTCCAGGAGGAGGTCAAGAAGATTATGAATAAGCTATCGCCGCAGAGCAGGGCGTGCGTAAACTGCCACATGAGATACACTCCCGGCATAGTCGCCGACTGGCTGATGAGCAAGCACGCGCGTGTAACGCCAGCCGAGGCCTGGAAGAAGCCGGAGCTTCAGCGTGAGATATCCGCCCTACCACCGGAGAACATGAGGGATTACATCGTCGGCTGTTACGAGTGCCACGGCCTAAACCCGGACAAGCACCCAGATACCTTCGAGCACTTTGGCTTTAAGATCCACACTATAGTGACGCCGCCGGATTGCGCCGTCTGTCACCCCGTGGAGGTCGAGGAGTACGGCAGGAGCGTGAAGGCACACGCTCACAACAACCTGGTGAAGAACCCGGTGTACATGCTGCTCGTCAACGCCTCAACACAGATAAACATGTTTGGCATCAAGGCGGGCTACCATCTGGCTGTTGAGAGCGCCTGCTTCGCCTGCCACGGTGCGAAGGTAGAGTTCGTCGGCCTGAAGGAGATCCAGGTGGGCAATCTCAAGCTAAAGGTGCCAGTCTACAAGGGCTGGCCGAACCACGGTGTGGGCAGAGTAAACCCGGATGGCAGCGAGGGCTCTTGTACAGCATGCCACCCGAGACACGCCTTTAGCATCGAGGTTGCACGCAGCCCATACACCTGCTCCCAGTGCCACCTAGACCCAGACGTCCCAGCCTTCGACGTCTGGAAGGAGAGCAAGCACGGCAACATATTCCTAGCACAGTGGAAGACTTACAACATGACTGCTGTGCCATGGGTGCCTGGCAGAGACTTCCGCGCGCCATCCTGCGCGGTCTGCCACTTCTCGCTACTAGTCGATAAGAATGGCAACGTGATAGCTCCCAGGACGCACGACGTAGGCTCAAGGATATGGATTAGGCTCTTCGGCGTCTATGCGCACCCGCAGCCGAAGATTGGCGAGACGTGGAAGATTAAGAACAAGGATGGTCTGCCGCTCCCATACTCGCTGCTGGACGCCGAGCCAGCCTGGGACTATGTGATCAGCAAGGAGGAGATGGCGAAGAGACGCGAGCAGATGATAAAGATTTGTAGTGCGTGCCACTCGGAGAACTACGCTAGAGAGAGGATAGCGTGGTTCGAGGGCGTTGTCAACGAGACTAACAAGGCGATACTGGCGTCCACCCAGCTACTCGTAGAGGCATGGAAGAAGGGTGTCGCCAAGGGCCTGCTGACCGGCGACAACCCGTTCGACGAGTACATCGAGAGACTGTGGATAGAGACTTGGCTATTCTACGCTAACAGCATCAGATATGGCGCCGCGATGAACGGCCCAGACTGGACGACGTTCAAGAGAGGCTGGTACCAGCTAACCAGGACGCTCGGCGAGATGCAGATGCTAATAGAGCTGCACGGAAAGTAA
- a CDS encoding helix-turn-helix domain-containing protein gives MAIRILRVNISVNDGFTEIWARVSGKKQFVESYVKALTKAKGIYFQLIYANSFGRILRILVPREYCKNCIASLGGDNGWCCCPLLSAPVGSMAKTTIITPCGAVYELVVSKRSVLEKLEKTCWDCELILTHAVDEYDYMLTEKQERILIEAYLRGYFSFPRKISMKDLAKELGMSVSSLAELLRKAEAKVVEAFVRHELPHYLVEHIIRRGSETSDIVGKHARRTPKDTHKAVEEDRAILVRK, from the coding sequence TTGGCTATTCGCATCCTCAGGGTTAACATATCCGTGAACGATGGGTTCACAGAAATCTGGGCGAGAGTTAGTGGCAAAAAGCAGTTTGTCGAGAGCTATGTAAAGGCGCTTACAAAGGCTAAGGGCATTTACTTTCAACTGATATATGCTAACAGCTTTGGAAGGATATTGCGCATTCTAGTGCCGAGAGAGTATTGTAAGAATTGCATCGCTAGCCTGGGAGGCGACAACGGGTGGTGCTGCTGTCCTCTACTCTCTGCCCCAGTAGGGTCAATGGCCAAGACGACAATCATAACTCCCTGCGGCGCGGTATACGAGCTTGTGGTGTCGAAGAGAAGTGTGCTAGAGAAGCTCGAGAAAACATGTTGGGACTGCGAGCTCATACTAACACATGCTGTCGACGAGTACGACTATATGCTGACTGAGAAGCAGGAAAGGATTCTCATCGAAGCCTATTTGCGCGGCTATTTCAGCTTCCCCCGCAAGATTAGCATGAAGGACCTTGCTAAGGAGCTTGGCATGAGCGTCTCGTCGCTAGCCGAACTCCTTAGGAAGGCTGAGGCTAAGGTGGTTGAAGCGTTTGTTAGACACGAGCTGCCGCATTATCTAGTCGAGCATATAATCAGGAGAGGATCTGAGACTAGCGACATTGTAGGTAAACACGCTAGGCGCACACCCAAGGATACTCACAAAGCCGTTGAAGAGGATCGGGCTATACTGGTCAGGAAGTAA
- a CDS encoding M1 family metallopeptidase — protein MKSAKNGLLELVMTAPKDYVVRSALDWRGYGAPGGPYLLPVTLFKRYYMYDGIVVAYTRVYETIDNPSLNLSIVLPRGFNTAQLDAVVETVTAVRNGLSRWLGPSPRSPVVIVIASPEESDYMPPGTAHSTGAMLYIKPDIDVDLAGLIHAVAHESAHGWFNFGLLYGDFGFQEGLAEFLALNALRVYAPRLFGIAERYVLFSLKSDDRYATWLKVHAAIWYSVIYACNESLYTDLLRGLFRQALAENGKYVTLFDLINSLVAHAPQYCRQRLRSLLGPTLLSAAEGSSSWPFVNTTVIEDALRLLNSPVSSNFTVNGTCRGQPLEEPPARISHTRTGVNEMPREKVTLNSTSTEKSVTHAPQSPTRTQNVERGGPAGSFSLEPSSSLYGQIPYLALLAFIAVFSIFAFRARINRE, from the coding sequence TTGAAGAGCGCGAAAAACGGCTTACTGGAGCTTGTGATGACAGCACCCAAAGACTATGTTGTAAGGAGCGCGCTAGACTGGCGGGGTTACGGGGCACCCGGCGGGCCATACCTACTACCGGTCACCCTTTTCAAGAGGTACTACATGTATGACGGCATTGTGGTCGCCTATACTAGGGTCTACGAGACGATCGACAATCCGTCGTTGAACCTGAGTATAGTTCTGCCGAGAGGGTTTAACACTGCACAGCTTGATGCTGTTGTCGAGACTGTAACCGCAGTTAGAAACGGGCTGAGCAGGTGGCTTGGCCCCAGTCCTAGGAGCCCCGTTGTAATCGTGATCGCTTCGCCAGAGGAGAGTGACTACATGCCTCCCGGTACCGCGCATAGTACAGGAGCCATGCTCTACATAAAACCTGACATTGATGTCGACCTGGCTGGTCTAATCCATGCTGTTGCGCATGAATCTGCTCATGGTTGGTTCAACTTTGGGCTATTGTACGGCGACTTTGGGTTCCAAGAGGGTCTTGCAGAGTTCCTTGCGTTGAACGCGCTCCGTGTATATGCGCCAAGGTTGTTCGGGATAGCAGAACGCTATGTGTTATTCTCGTTGAAGAGCGACGATAGGTACGCGACGTGGCTCAAGGTTCATGCTGCCATATGGTACTCTGTGATATACGCGTGCAACGAGAGTTTATACACAGATCTCTTACGTGGTTTGTTCCGCCAGGCTCTCGCGGAGAACGGCAAGTACGTTACATTGTTCGATTTGATTAACTCCCTTGTGGCACACGCACCACAATATTGTAGACAGAGGCTCAGGTCTCTGTTAGGCCCTACTCTACTATCCGCTGCCGAGGGTAGTAGCAGCTGGCCGTTCGTGAACACTACTGTGATAGAGGATGCCCTTAGGCTGCTCAACAGTCCAGTTTCTTCAAACTTCACCGTTAACGGGACGTGTAGAGGACAGCCGCTAGAGGAGCCACCAGCGAGGATTAGCCATACACGCACAGGTGTCAATGAAATGCCACGCGAAAAAGTTACCCTCAACAGCACCTCAACCGAGAAGAGCGTTACACACGCCCCACAATCGCCTACTCGCACACAGAACGTTGAGAGGGGCGGACCAGCTGGCAGTTTCTCATTAGAGCCTAGCAGTTCTCTTTACGGGCAAATACCATATCTCGCGCTACTAGCTTTTATAGCGGTGTTTAGCATTTTTGCGTTTCGTGCGAGAATAAACCGTGAATGA
- a CDS encoding BtpA/SgcQ family protein, which produces MRELLAIEGKPVIGVVHLPPLPGSPRFSGNLEDVIERAVSDAKALEEGGVDAVIVENYGDAPFAVRVREPETIAAMTVVVREVVRSVSIPVGVSLLRNSGPEAVAVAYASGAAFIRVNALCEARVAPEGILEPVAREVELKRRLLGWKGLVLADIDVKHSLPLGEGYNPRLAAREVLHRCKPDALVVTGARTGEAPEPGYVAVIREAVPHAKLLLGSGVTPDNIRLYWRLVDGFIVGSYFKKDGVTTNPVDPQRVERLMRIVERLRQG; this is translated from the coding sequence TTGCGCGAGCTACTCGCAATCGAGGGTAAGCCTGTGATAGGCGTGGTGCATCTTCCTCCGTTACCAGGGTCGCCTCGATTCAGCGGCAACCTGGAGGATGTAATCGAACGTGCGGTATCCGACGCGAAGGCTCTCGAAGAGGGCGGTGTCGACGCGGTGATAGTAGAGAATTACGGTGACGCGCCTTTTGCTGTCAGGGTGCGTGAGCCCGAGACCATAGCAGCGATGACGGTGGTCGTTCGAGAGGTTGTAAGGAGCGTCTCGATACCCGTGGGTGTTAGCCTACTGCGTAACTCGGGCCCAGAGGCCGTAGCAGTAGCATACGCCTCTGGCGCGGCATTCATACGCGTTAACGCTCTTTGTGAGGCGCGGGTCGCCCCCGAGGGTATACTCGAGCCGGTTGCAAGAGAAGTCGAGCTGAAACGGCGTCTGCTCGGGTGGAAGGGGCTAGTGCTAGCAGATATCGACGTAAAGCACAGTCTCCCCCTAGGTGAAGGCTACAACCCTAGGCTCGCAGCACGAGAGGTACTGCATCGCTGCAAGCCAGATGCACTGGTGGTAACAGGAGCCAGGACGGGTGAGGCCCCCGAGCCGGGCTACGTAGCGGTTATCCGCGAGGCCGTGCCACACGCTAAGCTATTACTCGGGAGTGGAGTCACGCCCGACAACATAAGACTATACTGGAGGCTCGTGGATGGTTTCATCGTGGGCTCCTACTTCAAGAAAGACGGGGTTACAACCAACCCCGTTGACCCCCAGAGAGTAGAGAGGCTCATGAGGATAGTGGAGAGGCTAAGGCAAGGCTAA
- a CDS encoding adenosylcobinamide amidohydrolase: MIAKLEVDRGIVALKLATEMVAISTVPLLHDKINTIAVIEVDKGFRCNDLLGFYEQVEREYGLDKAAVLLTAARLPSSAGYESIEWEQEIHVLVTLGPRPVICTRPGKLYEPIASTINIVVVTTAPLRTEAMVDLLRVAVEAKTAALNELIPWCRRRPLGTVTDAAIVARPASLGGSILTAGAATTIGGLVADAVETLVISLWRRLVRGEELVETLLGPYAENLEVDEKKRLAELLENPDILALLLAARHLDLHVEYGTLPRGLRTPDLIAKGVAEMRNVRVSSASHTEKLVKTLIVDGGKSR, from the coding sequence ATGATAGCAAAGCTAGAGGTTGACCGTGGCATCGTCGCTCTCAAGCTCGCTACAGAAATGGTGGCTATCTCGACGGTACCCCTACTACACGACAAGATCAACACGATAGCCGTTATAGAGGTTGACAAGGGTTTCAGGTGCAACGACCTGCTAGGATTCTATGAGCAGGTTGAGCGGGAGTATGGACTCGATAAGGCCGCGGTACTCCTCACGGCTGCTAGGCTACCCTCTAGCGCCGGCTACGAGAGCATAGAGTGGGAGCAGGAGATACACGTGTTGGTAACGCTTGGGCCGAGACCAGTGATATGCACGCGTCCCGGCAAACTCTACGAGCCGATAGCATCAACGATAAACATCGTTGTCGTGACGACAGCACCTCTACGCACCGAGGCGATGGTGGACCTCCTACGGGTGGCTGTAGAGGCGAAAACCGCGGCGTTAAACGAGCTCATTCCCTGGTGCAGGAGGAGGCCCCTCGGTACAGTCACGGACGCCGCTATAGTCGCTAGGCCAGCTAGCCTAGGGGGCTCTATCCTCACAGCAGGAGCAGCCACAACAATAGGAGGACTAGTGGCAGACGCGGTAGAGACTCTGGTAATCTCTCTATGGAGGAGGCTCGTACGCGGAGAGGAGCTTGTAGAGACACTCCTAGGCCCCTACGCCGAGAATCTGGAGGTTGACGAGAAGAAGCGGCTGGCAGAGCTACTGGAAAACCCAGACATACTCGCTCTGCTGTTGGCGGCCCGTCACCTAGACTTGCACGTTGAGTATGGGACTCTTCCCCGTGGTCTCCGCACACCCGACCTAATAGCCAAGGGTGTAGCCGAGATGCGCAATGTGAGGGTGAGCAGCGCATCCCACACCGAGAAACTAGTGAAGACGCTCATTGTGGATGGTGGGAAGAGCAGGTGA